In Patagioenas fasciata isolate bPatFas1 chromosome 2, bPatFas1.hap1, whole genome shotgun sequence, a single window of DNA contains:
- the LOC136097873 gene encoding tubulin beta-1 chain, whose product MREIVHIQAGQCGNQIGAKFWEVISDEHGIDPTGSYHGDSDLQLERINVYYNEAAGNKYVPRAILVDLEPGTMDSVRSGPFGQIFRPDNFVFGQSGAGNNWAKGHYTEGAELVDSVLDVVRKESESCDCLQGFQLTHSLGGGTGSGMGTLLISKIREEYPDRIMNTFSVMPSPKVSDTVVEPYNATLSVHQLVENTDETYCIDNEALYDICFRTLKLTTPTYGDLNHLVSATMSGVTTCLRFPGQLNADLRKLAVNMVPFPRLHFFMPGFAPLTSRGSQQYRALTVPELTQQMFDSKNMMAACDPRHGRYLTVAAIFRGRMSMKEVDEQMLNVQNKNSSYFVEWIPNNVKTAVCDIPPRGLKMSATFIGNSTAIQELFKRISEQFTAMFRRKAFLHWYTGEGMDEMEFTEAESNMNDLVSEYQQYQDATADEQGEFEEEGEEDEA is encoded by the exons TTCTGGGAGGTCATCAGTGATGAGCATGGCATTGATCCCACTGGCAGCTACCATGGGGACAGTGATCTGCAGCTGGAGAGGATCAATGTCTACTACAATGAAGCTGCTG GTAACAAGTATGTCCCACGGGCCATCCTGGTGGACCTGGAGCCTGGCACAATGGACTCTGTGCGCTCCGGCCCTTTTGGACAGATCTTCCGCCCTGACAACTTTGTCTTTG GTCAGAGTGGGGCTGGCAACAACTGGGCCAAGGGGCACTACACAGAAGGTGCTGAGCTGGTGGACTCTGTCCTGGATGTGGTGAGGAAGGAGTCGGAGAGCTGTGACTGCCTCCAGGGCTTCCAGTTGACCCACTCGCTGGGTGGCGGCACGGGCTCTGGGATGGGCACCCTCCTCATCAGCAAGATCCGGGAGGAGTACCCCGACCGCATCATGAACACCTTCAGCGTCATGCCCTCGCCCAAGGTGTCGGACACGGTGGTGGAGCCCTACAATGCCACCCTCTCTGTGCACCAGCTGGTGGAGAACACGGATGAGACCTACTGCATCGACAACGAGGCCCTGTACGACATTTGCTTCCGCACCCTGAAGCTGACCACTCCCACGTACGGGGACCTCAACCACCTGGTGTCGGCCACCATGAGCGGCGTGACCACCTGCCTCCGCTTCCCCGGGCAGCTGAACGCTGACCTGCGCAAGCTGGCGGTCAACATGGTGCCTTTCCCCCGGCTGCACTTCTTCATGCCGGGCTTTGCCCCTCTCACCAGCCGCGGCAGCCAGCAGTACCGAGCCCTGACGGTGCCCGAGCTGACGCAGCAGATGTTCGACTCCAAGAACATGATGGCCGCCTGCGACCCCCGCCACGGTCGCTACCTGACGGTGGCCGCCATCTTCCGGGGACGCATGTCTATGAAGGAGGTGGACGAGCAGATGCTCAACGTGCAGAACAAGAACAGCAGCTACTTTGTGGAGTGGATCCCCAACAATGTGAAGACGGCCGTCTGCGACATCCCCCCGCGCGGCCTCAAGATGTCCGCCACCTTCATTGGCAACAGCACGGCCATTCAGGAGCTCTTCAAGAGGATCTCGGAGCAGTTCACGGCCATGTTCCGGCGCAAGGCTTTCTTGCACTGGTACACCGGTGAGGGCATGGATGAAATGGAGTTCACGGAGGCTGAGAGCAACATGAATGACCTGGTCTCTGAATACCAGCAATACCAGGATGCCACTGCTGACGAGCAGGGGGAAtttgaagaggaaggagaggaggatgaGGCTTAA